In a genomic window of Streptococcus oralis subsp. tigurinus:
- a CDS encoding S1 RNA-binding domain-containing protein: MKIGDKLTGRITGIQPYGAFVELDTGVTGLIHISEIRTGFIENIYDILKIGDEVQVQVVDFDEYTGKASLSIRTLEEEKHQLPRRRRFSNDRIKHGFAPLGRMMPVWTREALEHLKKKP; the protein is encoded by the coding sequence ATGAAAATTGGTGATAAGCTAACTGGGCGTATTACAGGAATTCAGCCCTATGGTGCCTTTGTTGAGTTAGATACAGGGGTAACAGGGCTGATTCACATCTCGGAGATTCGGACGGGATTTATTGAAAATATATATGACATTTTAAAAATTGGCGATGAGGTTCAAGTACAGGTAGTGGATTTTGACGAATACACTGGAAAGGCCAGCCTTTCTATCCGTACCTTAGAAGAGGAAAAACATCAATTGCCAAGACGGAGACGTTTTTCAAATGATCGAATCAAGCACGGTTTTGCACCACTTGGACGAATGATGCCTGTTTGGACGCGTGAAGCATTGGAGCATTTAAAAAAGAAGCCGTAA
- a CDS encoding bifunctional Cof-type HAD-IIB family hydrolase/peptidylprolyl isomerase encodes MDAKLKYKAKKIKIVFFDIDDTLRTSKTGFIPATIPTVFKQLREKGILTGIASGRGIFGVVPEIRELKPDFFVTLNGAYIEDKKSQVIYLHQIDKSDVEEYISWTKREGIEYGLVGSHDAKLSTRTELISEAIDPIYPNLDVDPDFHEKADIYQMWTFEDKGDDLHLPDSLSGKLRMVRWHKHSSDIVPISGSKATGVAKVVEHLGLKPENVMVFGDGLNDLELFDYAGISVAMGVSHDKIKEKADYITKTVEEDGIFNALEGFGMVEKELHFPQVEIETVEGPIATIKTNHGDMRIKLFPDHAPKTVANFVALSKDGYYDGVIFHRIIKDFMIQGGDPTGTGMGGESIYGDSFEDEFSEELYNVRGALSMANAGPNTNGSQFFIVQNQHLPYSKKEIARGGWPEPIAEIYAEQGGTPHLDRRHTVFGQLVDAESFAVLDAIAAVETGAMDKPVEDVVIETIEIED; translated from the coding sequence ATGGATGCGAAATTAAAATACAAGGCAAAGAAGATTAAAATCGTTTTTTTTGATATTGATGATACCCTGCGTACGTCAAAGACGGGTTTTATTCCAGCTACAATTCCCACTGTCTTTAAGCAGTTGCGTGAAAAAGGAATTTTAACAGGTATTGCTTCTGGACGTGGTATTTTTGGAGTTGTTCCAGAGATTCGTGAGCTCAAGCCGGACTTTTTTGTAACCCTAAATGGGGCCTATATTGAAGATAAAAAAAGTCAGGTCATTTATCTGCATCAGATTGACAAGTCAGATGTTGAGGAGTATATCTCTTGGACTAAGCGAGAGGGAATTGAATATGGCTTGGTTGGCAGTCATGACGCCAAGCTCTCTACTCGAACAGAACTGATCAGTGAGGCTATTGATCCGATTTATCCGAACTTGGATGTGGATCCTGACTTCCATGAAAAAGCAGATATATACCAGATGTGGACCTTTGAAGATAAAGGAGATGACTTGCACCTACCAGATAGTCTCTCTGGTAAACTTCGCATGGTGCGTTGGCATAAACATTCATCTGATATTGTGCCTATTTCAGGTTCAAAAGCCACAGGTGTAGCCAAGGTGGTGGAGCATTTAGGCTTGAAACCAGAGAATGTCATGGTCTTTGGTGACGGTCTCAATGACTTGGAACTCTTTGATTATGCTGGAATCAGCGTTGCTATGGGTGTTTCCCATGATAAAATCAAAGAAAAAGCAGATTATATAACAAAAACAGTAGAAGAAGATGGCATTTTTAATGCCTTAGAAGGATTTGGTATGGTAGAAAAAGAATTGCATTTTCCACAAGTAGAAATTGAAACAGTAGAAGGTCCGATAGCGACTATTAAAACAAATCATGGTGATATGCGCATCAAACTTTTCCCTGATCACGCTCCTAAAACAGTGGCTAACTTTGTTGCTCTGTCAAAAGACGGTTACTATGATGGTGTGATTTTCCACCGAATTATCAAGGACTTTATGATCCAAGGTGGAGACCCAACTGGTACTGGTATGGGTGGTGAGTCAATCTACGGCGACTCTTTTGAAGATGAATTTTCAGAAGAACTCTATAATGTTCGTGGTGCCCTTTCTATGGCCAATGCGGGTCCAAATACCAATGGAAGCCAGTTCTTTATCGTCCAAAACCAACACTTGCCATACTCTAAGAAAGAGATTGCGCGTGGTGGTTGGCCTGAACCAATCGCTGAGATTTATGCAGAACAAGGTGGAACACCTCACCTTGACCGCCGCCATACTGTTTTTGGGCAGTTAGTAGATGCTGAATCTTTTGCAGTCTTGGATGCCATTGCAGCTGTTGAGACTGGTGCAATGGACAAACCAGTTGAAGATGTGGTAATTGAAACGATTGAAATTGAGGACTAG
- a CDS encoding glycosyl hydrolase family 8 produces MKTNKLKYVWFVLILSIFCLTLFLARGRSKVEMRNRIYHQWSQQFLVTKGNQSYVRTTNDSEETTVLSEAQSYGMLITVLAAQKGQASQADFDSLYSYYQNHRIEGTQLMSWKQVIKNESETVEKQNATDGDLYIAYSLIEAAKQWPDKAQEYQEQAKKILADILQYNYNEETGVLTVGNWANKDSDYYYLMRTSDTLPHYFQSFYDLTGNKQWLDVKDKMLGQLEQISSHSDTGLLPDFIWAEKSGVRLVDANTIESQYDGAYSYNACRLPYHLSQSQDERSQKLVQKMMDFFMKEQRIYAGYDLNGTALNQYQAGSFLAPITYASDKGEGYLKLLQQNKYIFTQDLSLDNYYDATMITMIALEMF; encoded by the coding sequence AATTAAAATATGTATGGTTTGTGCTCATCCTTTCTATCTTTTGTTTAACCTTGTTTTTGGCAAGAGGAAGGAGTAAAGTCGAGATGCGCAATCGTATTTACCACCAATGGAGCCAACAGTTTCTTGTGACTAAGGGAAATCAGTCCTATGTCCGTACGACGAATGATTCTGAGGAGACAACAGTTCTATCAGAAGCTCAAAGTTACGGCATGCTCATAACAGTTTTAGCTGCCCAAAAAGGGCAAGCAAGTCAAGCAGATTTTGATAGTCTTTATAGTTATTACCAAAATCATCGTATTGAGGGGACGCAGTTGATGTCTTGGAAGCAAGTGATCAAAAATGAGAGTGAAACGGTTGAGAAGCAAAACGCAACTGATGGAGATCTCTATATCGCTTATTCTTTAATTGAAGCTGCCAAACAGTGGCCAGATAAAGCACAGGAATACCAAGAGCAAGCTAAAAAGATCTTGGCTGATATCCTTCAATACAATTACAACGAAGAGACAGGTGTTCTGACAGTAGGGAACTGGGCCAACAAGGATTCCGATTACTATTACTTGATGCGAACGTCTGATACTCTTCCTCACTATTTCCAGTCTTTTTATGACCTGACTGGAAACAAACAGTGGTTAGATGTTAAGGATAAGATGCTTGGGCAATTGGAGCAAATCAGTTCTCATTCTGATACGGGTCTCTTGCCAGACTTTATCTGGGCTGAGAAGTCAGGGGTACGTCTTGTTGATGCCAACACTATCGAATCTCAGTATGATGGAGCGTATTCTTATAACGCTTGTCGTTTGCCATATCACTTGTCACAGAGTCAGGATGAAAGAAGCCAAAAACTCGTTCAAAAGATGATGGATTTCTTTATGAAAGAGCAACGTATTTATGCTGGTTATGACTTGAATGGAACGGCCCTCAATCAATACCAGGCAGGTAGTTTTTTGGCACCGATTACCTATGCATCTGACAAGGGAGAAGGTTATCTGAAACTTCTTCAGCAAAATAAATACATTTTTACACAAGATTTATCTTTGGACAACTACTATGATGCAACAATGATTACCATGATTGCTCTAGAGATGTTCTAG